CTCGTTACCAGGGCGATGTTGGTTGACCTGTCACACACAACAGTACTGAtgattctgtcttttttttttgcacatgtgcacacacacacatttgctgtTTGCCGGCTCACATTTCTGCAATAAAATTATACAGCGGAGGCGGTTAATGTCACACATTATTGTAGCAGCACACAAGCATAAAGAATAAAgtaatgcacatacacacattctgCAACGAGGGAGCCATTAATGAAAAGTTTTCGACtattttgacagtttttgtGTCGTTATCAGTCATTGGAGAGGTAATAGATCTGTAGGAGATGCTGGGAGGGTGCGACAGCATTTCAGAAAGCACCCCGTTGACTGTCCATCATTAGTGTGCATTATTCAGCGGGCCTCTTGCTGTGTGcaggcacagcagcagagctcagtTCCCCGTGAAAAAGGCACCAGTTTAGTGACATTCTGTTTAAATATGACGTCTAGGACTTTGTTAGGCTTGTCTCTACACAAATCAGCTGTTTGTCACTGtgttctttgtctgtgtccagATGCGTAGTTTAAACCTCCTATCCATGGTTGTACACACTTCACTCTACACTCTGTTGATTCCCCTcctgtatgtttatttttactctgcGCCACCATTGCCAGGAGCAGGGTCTTGTTTTTCgcccatgtgtgtgtatatgttcaaaataactcaacaataCATTGACAGATTTTTACCAAACCTGGTAGGAATATTGCTTAGGAGGGTATTtccagatgattaacttttggagtTGATCGGTTTAAAAAACGGGTTCCAGGTCAACAACATTTCCATGATATCTCCAGAAATAATGGAGAGGCAATCCAAAGCTATTATTGTAAGACAGGTCTTTCTCTTTGCCTTAACCAACTTACTTTCGATCTGTGGGTAAACAGGGACAGATTTGTCTGTTTGACTCCACACACGTTTGACGTCCGAATCCGACAACGCAGAACTTCTGAACTCCTCACAACCAGAGTGGCACATCACATCTTACACCATATCACTCCACCAATGTTAAACATCACTCACATTAGATGCATGTGCCACATTATAAAGGTCCAGCTCTAAATTGAGGAGAAGAATACAATATATGTACAGCATAATTACCATAATTAAATTAGGTAAATTCTCTTACATAAACTTTAGTAATCTGCAAATATGAATCCCCACCAAACATAAGTCTCATATTACAGTATGACGTCATAaaatttgtaatattatgaaaaagtcacaaagaaatcacaaaatcacCTCATGTATATTTCAAAAGGTATATGAGGCATGTCTACATCATAAAGGATTACAGAGATTGTATAGATCAAAAAATACTTATGATCCTATGCGAGGAATGATGTAATAGTCATATAGTGCAGTAATGCATTAACTTATACAACCAATAACATTAGAGACAAGTTCTACGGCTTATGTCAtcatataatgtatatattatgtCTTGAGGATGTCATTGAAATGGCAATGTTGCAATATAAAAAGTCAGCATTGTCTGATTGCGATATTTACAGgatattttttctctctgcagccatGGAGAAGCAACTGGAGgacctgaagcagcagctggaaaaaCAATGTCTGATCaaccaggagctgcagaggcaaAATACAGACCTGGGTGAGCACAGACATAACATCACAGAATAACTATGGAGTATAGAGTGGAGTCACCAACTGTGATGTAGCAATGTACCATGGGATTCCCACTTGTACCTAAGATCAATGGGTACATAGGTAGTTGCTTAGGAACATGGGGAATACAATAGCTAAAGATTTGGCCAATAAACTCTcaaatggagagagaaagtTCAACCGTGTACAAACTATCATGGTGGTTCAATTTAATAAGTTAAGTTCAATTGCTGCCTTAAAAACAAGAGTAAACTCAAAATAGGCTTTATTTCCACTCACAAAGTTAAGTTAAACAAGTTGTTTGATTAATGATGTGTCAACATTTAAACTGGATATTCTGGGTTAAAACTAATAATATATGTTACATTATCCATtcaagaaaacatattttctcttgTCAAACACATGTACAAATTCCACATAATTTTGACTCACATTTTCAAGTTAAGATAACCAACTGTAAATGCCAGCAATTGTACTTCAGTTTTCGTACTAGGTAGaccattgtttttaaattgtatcaCTTATCTTCACTAATAATCAACTTTACTTCTCTTGAATAAACGTTCAACTCATctgttaaacatttatttgaacaatTGCCTCAACTTACAGCCTTCATCTCCTTCCGATGACTGGACACAAACCTTAAAGctgtagaaatgaaaacatttatccTCCGAGAATATGTTGTTTCTGACATTTGCTTTTTCCCTCACAGAACAACGactgcaggagaaagaaaatcttTTGCAGGAACTGCAGAGTCAATATCATGAATTGGGTAAGAGGCCAATGTGGGAAGctggggcacacacacacacacacgtataacAAAGGTGAACTTTGACTTTACATTTGGTTGAAACATGGCAGCCGTTTACAGTATTAAAGGCTCTAttagtgtgactgtgtttgtccGTTGCAGAGTTCCCCTCCAACAGCGGTAATGAGATTGAACCACAGGTCAGGAAGAGCCGTGCGGCCGTCATTGCCTCCGAGCCAATACGCGAGAACCTGGAGATTACAGGCACCGGGGTCAAGAAAACTGTCAGGTTGGTAATCAGGGCTGCTGATGAGAGAATATCCCATTTTAATAAGACGGCACAGGATTTGGCAAATCCACTGTGACTCTCCAGCACATGTCAAACATGTATATAATCTatgaactgtttgtttgtttcatgggAGCTCTTCCCAAGACCTTAACTCAACATGACCCCTCTCACCTCCCGTAACCAGCGAGACGAATCTGATCGTGAAATCCATCCAGAAGAACGACTTCCTGAGCCGCCTGGACGATGAACAAACCGCCATGATGGTGGACCTCTTGGTGGTGTCTGACTTCAAACCGGGCAAGGAAGTTATAAAAGAGGGCAGTGAAGGAGACAGCATGTACATCGTGGCAGGTGGGGACACgtgtaaaacaatacaattgAACATGATATTTTAAGACTATATCTGACATGAAAACCCTTTATCAAGAAGAAGCATctatgcaatatttataatgtgtagaaaatacattaaaatatattgaaaattCCACATGATTCTCTAGCTGGGGAGCTCCTTGTCACCCAGGCGGGCCAGGACCTCCGAACTCTGACCAGCGGTGATGTGTTTGGGGAGCTCGCCATCCTGTACAACTGCAAGCGGACAGCAACGGTCAAAGGTCAGCCTCTGTAATGGGACAGCTTACTTTTATACTGTGGCCATTCACAGCAGTTTATTGTGTGATCTACTATATGTGGCTCCATGGGATTACtcgtgtgtgtgcactgaaaaaacaaaaaactgttggACCAACTCAAAAAATCCCTTCAGTTGGTAGCACGCAgatgaataaagtttgtttaaCTTATTGAAACGCAATTGatgactttaatttgaaaaatgttggtaaacaatttccttttttcagtGTGCAGTGGAGTTTGGGCTAATCAAGGACTAATCAATCATTCTCTTTGCTAACGACTGTATCACTCACGTCGCAGCAAAGACGGTGGTGCGTCTGTGGTGCATGGAGCGTCAGACCTACAGGACGATCATAACCAACAAGTCCAAGAAGAAACGTGAGCAGCTTATGGGCTTCCTGAAGACGTGAGTTTACTCTAAAGACAAGCTGCTGTAGGGATTTAAGATCAGCATGTTTAATCTCAACATTTTGGAAACTACTATCGCACCATGTTGCTCTACTCTCATAATTTGGGGGGTCTCCTCCAACCATAAAATTCCAACAAAACACTGTTGcaattctttttctttgcttaaTGGACCATGTAACAACTACTTCTGACCCTTCAGCTCTATTCTGTGTATTCTGTCTCAGGTCTCGTACTCTGAAGGACCTGAATGTTGTCCAGTTGTCCAAGATCCTTGACTCCATGGACGAGGTTTGTCAGGATGTTATCTTCTTGTGCAAGGACAATAAAAATCAAGTTGTGATGATTCTAACCTGCATCTGAGATCGTAAAACTcctcataaaacacacataaaaaaaaactctgaccTATATATATAGTCGTGCTAAATATAAGAATGTTTTTCCAGTttgcaaaatgttaaaatgttgaattacAATATTCAGGATTAAAGGCATTTTCTGTGATTTGCATTTATTGTTATTTGCAcgtaattacatattttttgcGTGACAAACATAAGATAATAATATAAGATAATATGTGAAAGTGACtcttaatgtgtatttatgtgttgtgttcattAGGTGAAGTACCAGGACAAAGACGTCATAGTTCGAGAAGGAGCTGAGGCGAACACATTCTACATCATCCTGAAAGGAGAGGTAATacaccattgtgtgtgtgtgtgtgtgtgtgtgtgtgtgtgtgtgtgtgtgtgtgtgtgtgtgtggacacttAAGCTTGCACTCCCTGTCAAACAAGCAACAATGTTTGTGCATTGACTATATATGACCTCCATGGCCTCCCCCCCTCAGGTCCTGGTGACTAAGAACGTGAACGGGCTTCAGAAGCACATTCGCAGGATGGGGAAAGGGGAGCATTTCGGCGAACAGGCCCTCATAcggtaaccatggcaacacaacACATGCCTCAGGACATTTGTCTTATGCAACATCCAGCGCTTTGTGCACCCTGGTCTGCTGCTTCCATGTGTTTTTAGTGTAACAGACATTGGCAGAACTTTAAATTGCTCTAATAAATTAACCAGTTTTGAAAGTTTCCCAAAATTACTGGTgcttgactctttttttttgttaaaaaccAAGAATACAGTTTGTAATCTGCGGTTTAGTAAAGTACATATTGATTTGATTATATGAAGATGAAACtaactttatataaaaaaataaaataccatcCTGCTTGTATCTTGGTGTGTTAAGACAgcatctttatttgttttaacaagattATTCAGATGTCGATTTGTTCAGCAAAgatattaatgaataaataaatatgcaataCTTCCACACTTTTCTGGAAAAACTTTTCTGCATAGACGTAtattaatgtattaatattaataatattcttttttatttgatctgctATATTTAATTCGACAAGATCGACAGTCTTgttgcaggaaaacaaaacattacacatgtAAGATGTCATTGATCTAAGATGCAAGATTTGTGTTGGCAATGTGTTTCCTGTTACAGGGAAGTTTTGAGAACAGCCACCTGCACTGCCGACGGCCCTGTTACCTGCTTCTCCATCGACAAGGAGTGAGTGTGACTTTAAATGATTAACATTAAACTCTGAGTGTAAATGAAGGTGATGTTCCTGTTCATGGCTGCAGTTAAAGATTCCTGAAGGGAAATTCCTCCAGGGTCTTTGTCCTCTGTCgccgtgtgtttgttttcatgttgtgtgtttgtcactgcaGGGTATTCGAGGAGACAATTCCCATAGAACACCTGGAGCTGTTTGATGAGTACGTATCATAAATCATCGCTTCTAGTCTTCTCTCCATCTCGCTAAGATTAAAACATATTGACTCTCCTTTGGTTTTTACTCCAAAGCTCCAAAGTGCTGCAGGAGGCACAACTTCcagaaaagacaaagtgagTCGCTGTGGATGGAAAACgaaacacaatcacataaatcacacaaacaagttccttgaaataaaaaatagttcCCATTAGctaaaatgtttctgtcttcCTCAGTCCCACAGTCTCCACCATGAGGTTTAAGGATCTGGTTTCTGTGCTGTACCAGGAAGGACGCTACCAAGGAGAACCGGTCACACTCGGAGTCGGAGGGTTTGGACGGGTTGAGCTGGTgagagtttttatttctctgttgcttaaaaagggaaattcatCACTTCTCTCACCCATAACCTCACTGGGGTTGTTGTCATATAAAAATCACTTTGAGAAAAACTTAAATCCTCCTTAAACTTAAGTATATTAGACTCGGGCCCAGTAAGAGAAATGAAAGGGATCGGACACTGACTGGCAGCTACTGAGGGAACTCAGTTATCTGTATGATAACATGGAAACTTTCTACTATACTTCTATACTTTCTACTTTTGAGAAAAGTACtgttaaataaattgtattcatttCCCCTGGATGATTTTATTACGATAAGGGAAGAATGAATAACAAGAAAACTgaccctctctccccctcctgtATAATTTGCATACAGTACCTAACAAAGCTGCAGTCTACAAATGACTGACCCTGTTGACCCagttcaaattaaatattagcTGACAGTAAAAACACTTGGTTaaactaatataataatataatgatatttaGAAAAATGGAACTGTACTAGTTGAGTTTATCAGCTGACTTgtaaactgaagaaaaacaatttccaAACCAAAAAACTCCCGTAAACTGACACCAACAACATCCTATATTTCTGTGTGATATTGGTATGAAAATCTATAGGATACAATAAAGTAGTGCCAATTGTTT
This window of the Hippoglossus stenolepis isolate QCI-W04-F060 chromosome 20, HSTE1.2, whole genome shotgun sequence genome carries:
- the prkg3 gene encoding cGMP-dependent protein kinase 1, coding for MEKQLEDLKQQLEKQCLINQELQRQNTDLEQRLQEKENLLQELQSQYHELEFPSNSGNEIEPQVRKSRAAVIASEPIRENLEITGTGVKKTVSETNLIVKSIQKNDFLSRLDDEQTAMMVDLLVVSDFKPGKEVIKEGSEGDSMYIVAAGELLVTQAGQDLRTLTSGDVFGELAILYNCKRTATVKAKTVVRLWCMERQTYRTIITNKSKKKREQLMGFLKTSRTLKDLNVVQLSKILDSMDEVKYQDKDVIVREGAEANTFYIILKGEVLVTKNVNGLQKHIRRMGKGEHFGEQALIREVLRTATCTADGPVTCFSIDKEVFEETIPIEHLELFDDSKVLQEAQLPEKTNPTVSTMRFKDLVSVLYQEGRYQGEPVTLGVGGFGRVELMTTVNHGKYYAMKRVSKKHIVAKRQEEHMLFEKKILKATQCDFIVRLHASFKDTRYIYMVMEFCGGGEIWTKLKEVGRFDEPVAVFCTACVVEAYAYMHKKNIMYRDLKPENLMLDGRGYIKLVDFGFAKELVRGEKTYSFVGTPEYMAPEIIKNQGHDFAVDFWSLGILIFELLVGSPPFSSSEPQKIYAKILDGVLKFPPYLSEAAKSIISKLCRPRPGQRLGNTKNGIKDVRHHRWFSSMNWHKLREGQLDAPTVRLIRKGPCYINFDQFPLDLSKAEEEFSGWDRDF